In the genome of Sinobacterium caligoides, one region contains:
- the rsfS gene encoding ribosome silencing factor — MNTEQIKELALEFLDDLKAKDVVCLDVSGLTGVTDCLVIASGTSSRHVKSLGDNVAMEFKKRDFMPLGVEGQETGDWVLVDLGSVVVHIMQPDARELYDLERLWSGAGPGEE; from the coding sequence ATGAACACAGAACAGATTAAAGAGTTGGCGCTAGAGTTTCTTGATGACCTCAAGGCCAAAGATGTCGTTTGTCTAGATGTCAGTGGTTTAACCGGCGTCACCGACTGCCTAGTTATCGCCAGCGGCACCTCGAGCCGACATGTGAAGTCGCTGGGTGACAACGTGGCGATGGAATTCAAAAAACGCGATTTTATGCCGCTGGGTGTCGAAGGCCAAGAGACGGGTGATTGGGTGCTGGTAGATCTTGGTAGCGTGGTTGTGCACATTATGCAGCCAGATGCACGAGAGCTTTATGACCTCGAGCGCCTGTGGTCAGGTGCAGGTCCAGGGGAAGAATAA
- the nadD gene encoding nicotinate-nucleotide adenylyltransferase: MVTLGDKPLVTGRHAVFGGTFNPVHNGHLQTALELQRLLAVDSLGLMPSARPPHRARPQASDAQRLAMLELAIASYPQLRLDCREFARSGLSYTVETLSEMRREQGDDVWLAFCAGMDSLLNLSSWHRWQALTDYAHLVICARPGWSMSELPDGELRDWLATRLETDVKGLDGSVAGKVLVVELTPYDISSSQIRQAIATGESTRDWLLPSVTRYIQQHGLYLEAG, from the coding sequence ATGGTCACGTTAGGCGATAAGCCGCTTGTGACGGGGCGCCACGCCGTCTTTGGCGGTACTTTCAACCCTGTTCACAACGGTCACTTACAAACGGCGCTTGAACTGCAGCGATTGTTGGCCGTGGACTCGCTGGGGCTGATGCCTTCGGCGAGGCCGCCCCACCGCGCTCGGCCGCAGGCCAGTGATGCGCAGCGTCTTGCGATGCTCGAGTTGGCGATAGCGAGTTATCCACAGCTGCGCTTGGATTGCCGAGAGTTTGCGCGCTCAGGGCTTTCCTATACTGTGGAGACGCTGTCTGAGATGCGGCGCGAGCAGGGAGATGATGTCTGGCTGGCGTTTTGCGCGGGTATGGATTCGCTATTGAATCTGAGTAGCTGGCACCGTTGGCAGGCGCTGACAGATTACGCACACTTGGTCATCTGTGCTCGCCCTGGTTGGTCGATGAGCGAGCTGCCCGATGGGGAGCTGAGGGATTGGCTAGCGACGCGACTGGAGACGGACGTCAAGGGTTTGGACGGTAGTGTCGCCGGCAAGGTATTGGTCGTTGAGCTAACGCCCTATGATATTTCGTCATCGCAGATACGACAGGCGATAGCGACAGGAGAATCGACGAGGGACTGGCTATTGCCGTCAGTGACTCGCTATATACAACAGCACGGGCTCTACCTCGAAGCGGGGTAG
- a CDS encoding glutamate-5-semialdehyde dehydrogenase, with protein MNVKNYMASLGSEARNASRAMAKASTEQKNSALTACVEQLVLAKEQILAANAIDLERGKSNGLDAALLDRLALTDERFDAMLEGLSQVAALADPIAEISDMKYMPSGIQVGKMRVPLGVIGIIYESRPNVTVEAASLCLKSGNATILRGGSEAINANQAIAACIATALESVGLPSAAVQVVETTDREAVGELITMPEYVDVIVPRGGKGLIERISRDASVPVIKHLDGICHVYIDDKADLDKAEAIALNAKTHRYGTCNTMETLLVAKNAAADILPRLAACYAEKGVELRGCAETVAILPQAVAATEEDWMTEYLAPVLSIKVVEGMDEAIVHINQYSSQHTDAIVTEDYTRARRFLREVDSSSVMINASTRFADGFEYGLGAEIGISTDKIHARGPVGLEGLTSQKYVVFGDGHVRR; from the coding sequence ATGAATGTAAAAAATTATATGGCCTCCCTCGGCAGTGAGGCTCGCAATGCCTCGCGCGCGATGGCGAAGGCGTCGACAGAACAAAAAAACAGTGCCCTGACCGCGTGTGTTGAACAGTTGGTATTGGCGAAAGAGCAGATTCTTGCCGCCAATGCGATCGATCTTGAGCGTGGTAAGAGTAACGGGCTTGATGCCGCATTGCTCGATCGTCTCGCGCTTACCGACGAACGCTTTGATGCCATGCTAGAAGGCTTATCACAAGTTGCGGCACTGGCCGATCCTATCGCTGAAATTAGCGACATGAAGTACATGCCCAGCGGTATTCAGGTCGGCAAGATGCGCGTCCCCCTTGGTGTCATTGGTATCATTTACGAGTCACGTCCTAACGTCACCGTCGAGGCTGCCAGCCTCTGCCTAAAGTCGGGCAACGCGACCATTTTGCGCGGTGGCAGTGAGGCGATCAACGCCAACCAGGCGATTGCCGCCTGTATAGCGACAGCGCTGGAAAGTGTCGGGCTACCATCGGCGGCGGTGCAGGTGGTAGAGACAACCGATCGTGAAGCTGTCGGCGAACTGATCACCATGCCTGAATATGTCGATGTCATTGTGCCGCGAGGTGGCAAGGGATTGATCGAGCGTATCAGTCGCGATGCCAGCGTGCCGGTGATTAAGCATCTTGACGGCATCTGCCATGTCTATATTGATGACAAGGCGGACCTCGATAAAGCGGAGGCGATTGCCTTGAATGCCAAGACACACCGCTATGGCACCTGCAACACGATGGAGACGCTATTGGTTGCGAAAAATGCTGCTGCCGATATACTGCCGCGTCTCGCCGCCTGTTATGCCGAAAAAGGGGTCGAGCTACGAGGTTGTGCTGAGACGGTCGCCATTTTGCCGCAGGCTGTCGCCGCGACGGAAGAGGACTGGATGACAGAATATTTGGCACCCGTGTTATCGATCAAGGTGGTTGAGGGGATGGATGAGGCGATTGTACATATTAATCAGTACAGCTCTCAGCACACCGACGCCATTGTTACTGAAGATTACACCCGTGCACGTCGTTTCCTGCGTGAGGTCGATTCGAGTTCGGTGATGATTAATGCCTCGACTCGTTTCGCCGATGGCTTTGAATATGGCCTCGGTGCAGAGATTGGTATTTCGACAGACAAGATTCATGCTCGAGGCCCGGTGGGGCTCGAGGGTTTGACCTCGCAGAAATATGTTGTCTTCGGCGATGGTCACGTTAGGCGATAA